In Trifolium pratense cultivar HEN17-A07 linkage group LG7, ARS_RC_1.1, whole genome shotgun sequence, a genomic segment contains:
- the LOC123894922 gene encoding probable leucine-rich repeat receptor-like serine/threonine-protein kinase At3g14840, with protein sequence MKLIIMNMSFPLLFHILFLVFCLISSFASGATLLEKEVQVMKEIAKKLGKKDWDFRIDPCSGESNWTSSVQVSGFENAVTCNCSFANATICHIVSIVLKSQNLSGTLPTEFVKLPYLQEIDFTRNYLNGTIPPQWASINLVNISLYGNRLTGPIPKEFGKITTLQKLDLEFNQLSGQLPPELGNLHQLENLLLNSNNFTGNLPATFAKLTKLKHIRLGDNQFIGTIPDFIQSWTSLERLVMHGSGLSGPVPPGISFLKNLTDLRISDLKGSESLFPQLLNLTNLETIILRSCNLIGTVPEYLGNITNLRNLDLSFNKLSGQIPNTLGSLENINILYLTGNNFNGPLPNWIARPDYTDLSYNNLSIENPEQLTCQQGTVNLFASSSKGSNLGMVSCLGSINCPKTLYSLHINCGGKLITSNKSLTYDDDSNEIGPASFHRTESNWALSNTGHFFDSGLADYYTWSNKTNLSMENAELYMDARVSPLTLTYYGFCLGNGNYMVNLHFAEIMFTDDQTYNSLGRRIFDIYIQRRLVLKDFDIAKEAGGVGKAIIKKFTAIVTNNTLEIRLHWAGKGTTAIPFGSVYGPLISAISVDPDFIPSVEKGSGMPVLDIVTIVVGGVLVIFMVFGIAQWRRRRRQIGPLEKEINGLDFQPGLFSLRQIKAATNNFDIAFKIGEGGFGPVFKGVLSDGTIVAVKQLSSKSKQGNREFINEIGLISALQHPCLVKLYGCCMEGDQLLLIYEYMENNSLARALFAKDNGQMKLDWQTRKKICVGIARGLAYLHEESRLKIVHRDIKATNVLLDKDLNPKISDFGLAKLKDDGHTHITTRVAGTYGYMAPEYAMHGYLTDKADVYSFGVVALEIVSGKHNTMNQPKDECFSLVDWVHLLKEEGNIMELVDERLGEEFKKEEAMMMINVALLCTHVSPMNRPTMSSVVNMLEGKSVVQEVYCDTSQVFEGKKLEMIQQCYQQSEKNDTPEIETEEESILIDSTAVYMSYADQHSINMDSPYRSLNTL encoded by the exons ATGAAGCTTATCATCATGAATATGTCTTTCCCTCTATTATTCCATATTTTGTTTCTTGTCTTTTGTTTGATCTCTTCATTTGCTAGTGGAGCTACTTTATTAGAAAAAGAAG TACAAGTTATGAAAGAGATAGCTAAGAAACTTGGGAAGAAGGATTGGGACTTCAGGATAGATCCATGCAGTGGAGAAAGTAACTGGACATCTTCTGTGCAAGTCAGTGGATTTGAAAATGCTGTAACTTGCAATTGTTCTTTTGCCAATGCTACTATCTGTCATATTGTTAGCAT TGTTCTGAAGTCACAAAATCTTTCGGGCACACTTCCAACAGAATTTGTGAAATTGCCATACCTCCAAGAAAT TGATTTCACACGTAACTACCTTAATGGTACAATCCCTCCACAATGGGCTTCCATCAATCTTGTCAACAT TTCACTATATGGAAACCGGTTAACTGGTCCAATCCCAAAAGAATTTGGAAAAATTACTACCCTGCAAAAGTT GGATCTAGAGTTCAATCAATTATCTGGACAGCTTCCTCCAGAGCTTGGGAATCTTCACCAACTTGAAAATTT GCTTCTTAACTCCAATAATTTTACTGGAAATTTACCTGCAACATTTGCTAAGCTCACAAAGTTAAAGCACAT TCGACTCGGAGATAATCAATTCATTGGAACTATACCCGATTTCATTCAAAGCTGGACAAGTCTTGAGAGGCT GGTGATGCATGGGAGTGGTTTGAGTGGGCCAGTTCCGCCTGGAATTTCATTTCTAAAAAACCTCACTGACTT GAGAATAAGTGACTTGAAAGGATCCGAATCTCTTTTTCCACAACTTCTTAACTTGACAAATCTTGAAACAAT AATACTGAGGAGTTGCAATCTTATAGGAACAGTTCCTGAATATCTTGGAAATATTACCAATTTAAGAAACTT AGACCTCAGTTTTAACAAATTAAGTGGACAGATTCCGAACACCTTGGGCAGCCTCGAGAACATAAATATACT ATATTTAACTGGAAACAATTTTAATGGACCATTGCCAAATTGGATAGCTAGACCAGACTACAC AGATCTATCATATAACAACCTGAGCATTGAAAATCCAGAGCAGTTGACATGTCAACAGGGAACCGT GAACTTGTTTGCATCATCTTCAAAGGGAAGTAACTT GGGAATGGTTTCATGTTTAGGGAGCATTAATTGTCCTAAAA CTTTGTACTCTCTTCATATAAATTGTGGTGGTAAGCTCATAACTTCTAATAAAAGCTTGACATATGACGATGATTCAAATGAAATTGGACCAGCAAGCTTTCATCGGACTGAATCGAACTGGGCTCTTAGCAACACTGGTCACTTCTTTGATAGTGGCCTTGCGGACTACTATACTTGGTCTAATAAAACTAACCTTTCCATGGAAAATGCCGAATTGTATATGGATGCACGCGTTTCTCCTCTTACTCTAACTTATTACGGATTTTGCCTGGGAAATGGAAACTACATGGTAAATCTCCATTTCGCAGAGATAATGTTCACCGATGATCAAACATATAATAGCCTTGGAAGGCGTATATTTGACATCTATATTCAG AGAAGGTTGGTGTTGAAGGATTTCGATATTGCAAAAGAAGCCGGTGGAGTTGGTAAGGCAATCATAAAGAAGTTCACTGCTATTGTGACTAATAATACGTTGGAGATTCGCCTTCATTGGGCTGGGAAAGGGACAACTGCTATTCCATTTGGATCAGTATATGGTCCTCTTATATCGGCTATATCGGTTGATCCTG ACTTTATACCCTCGGTGGAAAAGGGAAGTGGCATGCCTGTGTTGGATATTGTTACAATTGTAGTTGGCGGAGTACTAGTTATCTTCATGGTATTTGGTATAGCTCAGTGGAGACGACGTCGACGACAGATAGGTCCATTAGAAAAAG AGATAAATGGTTTAGATTTCCAACCTGGGTTATTTTCGTTACGGCAAATCAAAGCAGCAACTAACAACTTCGATATTGCCTTTAAGATTGGAGAAGGAGGGTTTGGTCCTGTTTTCAAG GGTGTTCTTTCGGATGGAACAATAGTAGCAGTTAAGCAACTTTCTTCTAAATCAAAGCAAGGGAATCGCGAGTTTATAAATGAGATTGGCCTTATTTCGGCTTTGCAACACCCTTGTCTAGTTAAGCTCTATGGTTGCTGTATGGAGGGAGATCAGTTGTTGCTGATATATGAATACATGGAAAATAATAGCCTTGCTCGTGCTTTGTTtg CCAAAGACAATGGTCAAATGAAATTGGATTGGCAAACGAGGAAGAAAATTTGTGTCGGTATTGCTAGAGGTTTGGCTTACCTTCATGAAGAGTCGAGGCTAAAGATAGTTCACAGAGACATCAAGGCAACTAATGTGTTACTCGATAAAGATCTTAATCCAAAGATATCTGATTTTGGTTTGGCCAAACTTAAAGATGACGGACACACCCACATAACCACTAGAGTAGCAGGCACTTA CGGATATATGGCTCCAGAATATGCAATGCATGGTTATTTGACGGACAAAGCGGATGTTTATAGTTTTGGAGTTGTTGCCTTGGAAATAGTTAGTGGGAAGCACAACACCATGAACCAGCCAAAGGATGAATGCTTTTCTCTTGTTGATTGG GTGCATCTCTTGAAGGAAGAAGGTAACATAATGGAACTAGTTGATGAGAGGTTAGGTGAAGAATTCAAAAAAGAGGAAGCAATGATGATGATCAATGTGGCACTTTTATGCACTCATGTTTCTCCAATGAACAGACCAACAATGTCATCAGTGGTAAACATGCTTGAAGGAAAATCTGTTGTTCAAGAAGTTTATTGTGACACAAGTCAAGTTTTTGAAGGCAAGAAGTTGGAGATGATTCAACAATGTTACCAACAAAGTGAAAAAAATGATACACCTGAGATTGAGACTGAAGAAGAGAGTATCTTAATAGATTCAACTGCAGTATATATGTCTTATGCAGATCAACATTCTATTAACATGGATTCTCCCTATAGAAGTTTAAATACCTTGTAA